Genomic DNA from Bacteroidota bacterium:
ATTGTGGCAGTAATCATCAACGGGACAATTAAGTGATAACCTCCGGTAATTTCGGCAATTAAAAAGATTGCAAATAAGGGCCCATGCAGAACCCCTGCAATTAAACCTGCCATTCCTACCAGCGCAAAATTACCTTCAGGCAGGATCCCTAATCCAAAATAGTTAACCAGTTTTGCAAAAAACAATCCTGCGATCGATCCAATAAACAAGGTAGGAGCAAAGATTCCTCCAATTCCACCTGCTCCAAAAGTCACCGAACTCGCAACTACTTTTAACAAAATAATCATTAAAAACAACAGGAAAATAACCCCCATATTGTCTTTTAATGAATAGAAAACACTTTTGTCGTATAAAAAGTTGATATCTCCCTGAAGGCTTGCATTAATTGAACTGTAGCCCTCACCGTAAAGGGATGGGAAAAAGAAAATGAGAATTCCTAAAATAGAGCCTCCGATCATTAATTTAACATACCAATGCTTTACCTTCACAAATAATCGTTCGATAAAAATGTGAACCTTGGTAAAATATACAGAGATTATCCCTGATAAAATTCCGAGGATGATGTAAAAGATGGTGTTTTTTAGTAGAAAGGTCTCCCTGATTTCGAAGGGGTATAATACAGCCTGACCCAAAAAAAAGTAAGACGAAATAACCGCGGTAACTGAGGCCACTAACAATGGAAGTGCAGAGGCCATGGTTAGGTCCAGCATTAATACTTCAAGCGCAAAAACAATGGCAGCAATTGGGGATTTAAAAATAGCGGCAATAGCTGCAGCTGTAGCCACTCCAATCAATAAAATGATTTGTTTGTAGTTTAAATGAAGCAGGCGGCCAATATTTGAGCCAATAGCTGCACCGGTTGCAACTGTGGGTGCCTCTAACCCTACCGAACCTCCAAACCCAACCGTGATTGTTCCTGCAATAATTGAGGAAAACATATTATGGCGCTTGATAACTCCTTTGTTCTTAGAGATTGCGTAGAGTACACTTGCAACCCCATGTCCGATATCCTGACGGATAAAATGCCTAACAAAAAATACAACAATCAATATCCCGATCATCGGGAATGCCAAATAAAGATAGTTTTCGTACTCGTTGGCAAAATTGCTGGTAAGAAATGAAGAGATATAAGAAGCTGATTTCTTAATGATGATAGCAGCTATGCTTGCAAGAATTCCGATCAGAACACTTGCGATTAAAATGAACTGCCTGTCGTTTATATGCTTCAGGCGCCAAGTTAAGAACCGTTTTAATACCTTATATTTAGTCATTTTAAGTCGGGTGCAAAATAATATAAAATATAATTAGCGAACAATTAATTCATCACTTTCTTTTATCTTAGCCAAATCA
This window encodes:
- a CDS encoding chloride channel protein, producing the protein MTKYKVLKRFLTWRLKHINDRQFILIASVLIGILASIAAIIIKKSASYISSFLTSNFANEYENYLYLAFPMIGILIVVFFVRHFIRQDIGHGVASVLYAISKNKGVIKRHNMFSSIIAGTITVGFGGSVGLEAPTVATGAAIGSNIGRLLHLNYKQIILLIGVATAAAIAAIFKSPIAAIVFALEVLMLDLTMASALPLLVASVTAVISSYFFLGQAVLYPFEIRETFLLKNTIFYIILGILSGIISVYFTKVHIFIERLFVKVKHWYVKLMIGGSILGILIFFFPSLYGEGYSSINASLQGDINFLYDKSVFYSLKDNMGVIFLLFLMIILLKVVASSVTFGAGGIGGIFAPTLFIGSIAGLFFAKLVNYFGLGILPEGNFALVGMAGLIAGVLHGPLFAIFLIAEITGGYHLIVPLMITATISYGTIKIFLSHSVYTHELARKGQLFTHDKDKAVLSMMKVGKLIERDFLSIGPNQTLGDLIQLISESNRNIFPVIDQDNRLYGIIRMDDIRKIIFKPELYKTTLITSIMVTPEVTIDPEESMEDVVEKFRDSGKFNIVVIKDGVYLGFVSRAKVLSKYRSLLKYFSDD